Part of the Cyprinus carpio isolate SPL01 chromosome A12, ASM1834038v1, whole genome shotgun sequence genome, tgtgtgaattaaacaataaaataaatataaaaatataattaaatatttgttttttttcaaaaataatattttataatatatgtatacacacacaaacacacatatatattttataaaaagtaataatagtaaaaaaaaaaaaaaaaaaaaaaactatttttcctTAGTGTCATTTCCATAACTACAAATTTTGCCACAattcttgaatttattttatttttattaagtgtaATTTCTCACACAGAAGGCCATTTAACAATACATAGTTTGATTCGGTTATAAAATTGTTCAATTAAGCAAGAAAAGTAAGAGAATATCTCTCCCTAACAAGCCGTTTGATTTcagatatcattttaataattaggGTTGTAAAAAGGTGATGTATTGAACTGAAAACTGAGGAAGAAATGTTCAGCAGGATCAGTGAGAAGATAGCTGAGATAATACAGCAGTCACGCACAGTCTCTTCAGCAGGCCGGCTAAACATCAGTCCCTTGGGACAGGGGCTAATCACTTCTGCTTCGGACTTAGAGAGTCAGGCTTCAAAGCAGGAcgtgaggtgtgtgtgagagatagggATGAGGGTGGCAGGGGCGTTGTTAATGCTAAATGTCTGATGTGGGTTGTGACTGATCTCACAGCAGGTGTCAAAGCCCTGATTTGCTGCACACAAACAGGGATGTCTCCATGAGCCCCAGTCTCCACGGGTTCACTCTCCATTACGTCACAGAGCAGGCAGCAGTCACTGGACAGAACATACAAGCTCCAACCCACAAGATGTGCATGTGATCTATgtgttgcaaaacaaaaaaaagcacttgTATTCCAACAATGCTTTAATATTAAATCTAGTCTTTTGTCCCTGTATAACACTATTGCAACTTTAttggtttttaattaaaagtacaCAAAAcgtatatgtaaaatataaattaagtataTAGAAATTTATGCTGAgaactgtatacacacacacacacacacacacatattgtttaACAGCCTGAgactctgaaaaaaaagaaaaaaaatccaatactctttgtattttatacaattcatatacattttatacagtatatatatatggacttTTTAACTGCCctatatgaaaaaacaaaaaacaaataaaataaaataaacaacctaTATACATACTttgaatattataaacaaattgatcaattttatattgtatattttaaatattatatttcttatttccAAATTCAGTGTGATTTGTCTAGACACATTTCTGTGACATCTGTTAGGCAGTAAAGGGACATTTTATGAGTGGTATTCCAAGAAAATGtaataacatgaataataatgtaaGCCTCTTATTTTATCTCCTTTAAGTCCTTCATGTAGTTGACTTCAATGTAATATACtatttacatgtaatatattGTAGAGGTCATTCACATGCACAGTGGGATGTTATTAAGCCCTGTTCTGCCCTCTCTAATACTGCTGCCTCACTGACATATACTGATTTATTACACAGGAAGTTTAAGAAAACCTTTTAATGAACAAAACTACAGGAGAAAggctaaaaaaaattgtgaaaggaAACAGTTTTGTCCTTTAATgaatttggatattagaagtttattagtgtgttatgtataagccaggttaaagagatgggtctttaatctagatttaaactgcaagagtgtgtctgcctcccgaacaatgttaggtaggtgattccagagtttaggtgctaaataggaaaaggatctgccaccagcaattgattttgatattctaggtattatcaaattgccagagttttgagaacgcagcggacatggaggactataatgtaacaagagcttgttcaaatactgaggtgctaaaccattcagggctttataagtaataagcaagattttaaaatctatacgatgtttaatagggagccagtgcagcgTTGACAGGACCTAGGTCTAGTtgggttttttgatgagaggcttaataacagccagtttaaaggttttggggacatatcctaatgacaatgatgaattaataatagtcagaagaggatctatgacttctgtgTGAGGCTTGCCagaggagcttagatggaatagggtctaacacacgttgttggtttagatgatttaacaagtttatacaattcttcctctcctatagtagagaatgagtgggactgttcctcaggggatctatagtgcactgtctgatgcaatactgtagctgatggctgcatggttacaattttatctctaatagtatcgatcttagaagtaaagtagttcataaaatcattactgctgtgctgttgggaaatgtcaacacttgttgatgctttatttttcgttaatttagccactgcaTTGAATAAATGggtaatgtttgttttcttctaaaagtaatcagatctagcagtttttaatgctttgctGTAGGATaagttactttcccgccaagcaatacgaaatacctgcagttttgttttcctccagctgcgctccattttccggcctgctctctttagggtgcgagtgtgctcattataccacggtgtcagactgttttccttaatcttccttaagcataaaggagcaactgtatttaaaatgctagaaaagagagagtccatagttactgttacatcatcaagttattctgaggttttggatatgctaaggaattgggataaatcaggaagattacttacaaagcagtcttttgtggtagaagtgatggttctactatacttgtaacaagaagtagaatttacaattttagctatatgaagtttgcacaaaactaaataatgatctgagatatcatcgcttggctgcataatttcaacaccatcaatatcaattccatgtgacagtattaaatctagagtatggtttcgacaatgagtaggtcctgagacttgttgtctaaccccaatagagttcagaatgtctataaatgctgatcccaatgcatctttttcattatcaacatggatattaaaatcaccaacaattaaaactttatctgcagctagcactaactcggatataaaaatcaccaaattctttaataaagtctataTGGTGCCCAGTACAAACAttacaggggatttatcattaacacttgatTCTCTGAACAATGGTATATGAAGCAaaattacttcaaacgagttatacttgaagcctgccctctgagaaatactgaaaccattgttataaattgaaacaacacctccccctttaccttttggacgtggctcatgtttataacagtaatcttggggggtagactcatttaaaataatgtaatcatcaggttttagccagatttctgtcaaacaaagcacatttaggttatgatcagtgatcatatcatttacaaaaagtgcttttgtagaaagggacctgatattcaataagccaagctttatcatttgcctctgttttttatttgttgaacctgaattaaattgttactcttaaattggtttggaccttttttgtattttctagttcggggaacagacacagtctctatagtgtgatatctaggtgaaagagtctctatgtgctgagaattaactgacttctgtgacgtgaggtgactagcagatggtcggtttagccagtctgtctgcttcctgacctgggccccagttagtcaagtacaaactctatgACCACAAACCACAAACTGTACTTTGCAGCTTGCTAACGTTAATCAGAGGCAGGCAGTATTGAGAGAAGGTTTGTTCTTATTCTAGAGAGACAGGCATTTGGAGTGCAAGATGAGTTaccaatatttttgtttctttttcccagaagagaaaaactgtatttttgtgtgcaaaatgtTATCTTTGTCGACTTACAGGAGTGCGCAATCATTCATATGGGCTTCATATGTGACTCTAGCATTACATATGTCAGGATAGAATTGTTATAGACATGACCACAAAATACACCTCAAGCTGATGAGCCTCAACAGATCCTTTTTAATCAAgtccatgagagagagagagagagagagagagagagagagagagagagagagagagagagagagagagtccacagcaagacagagacagactgcagctgcTAGGGTTTACTGGCTCATAAAATATCATGTCTGCACTGGTAGAttactgtttattaaaaagtaatacaaGTTTTTATTAAGCTcacatgcattaaatttaaattataaattataatttatttacgtATTATCAAAATGGCAAACAAAAGACTAGCAATCAAAATTACtagaagcaaacaaaaaatactaaaaagatGAAACCaagattttcttagtatttttttaaatagaagtctcttatgcttaaggctgcatttatttgatcaaaaatacagtaaaatcagtaatattgtgaaatattattacaatttaaaatagctattttcaatttgactaataatttaaaatataatttactcttgtgatggcaaaaatgaattttcagcatcattagtccagtcttcagtgtcacatgatccttcagaaatcatctgttgctcaagaaatgtttcttcttattgccaaacagttgtgctgcttaatatttctgtggaaatggCAAACCATTTTCTTTCaggatttcttttcttttgatgaataggaagttcaaaagaacagcatttatttgaaggaGAAATCTTTAGTAACGTAAAATATAAATGTCTCCACTCCCATTTTTGACCAGTTTactgcatccttgattaataaaactaatttctttacaaataaataaataaataaataaataaataaataaataaatactgaccccaaactttttttgaaCTGTAGTATTTATGGTGGTTGACCGTATAAAACGTACCATCATGATACTTATAACTCTCTGAGACAGACTTAATAAACACACCTTTAACGCAATAATCACACCACTACCCCTAAAGTCTGGCTCATTCGGTTACATAATGCagcttaaagtttattttaagcgAGTCTGATGCTCTGGACATGGAATGTGCTTTAAGCTCGGATTAAGATCAGAGATCATGACACAAGATCCACCTCATCggaaacaaatacatcaaaattAGGCCAGGATGTTGAACTGATAAAAATCTCAATGTGGATTTTGCTTGACTTTTCTCTCACATTTCTGCAGCATTTGACCATCTAGTTTTAATTCTGAATCTAATACATTGCACTGTGTATAGAGGGATTCGTAAGAGTGCAGGAGACATTGAATTCATATAGGTATTTATTTGCAGTCAGGAGGCATAGATGAAACAAGACGACACGACTCTAAAAGACATTGAGGAGTCTGTGaccaacaaaaacattattaaataaataaaaaaaacaactcaaaggCTGATCCCTCGGTTCTAAAGAGAACCTCACTAGGATACAcctctgagaaacacacaccagCTCACCCCTTTATATAAAAGAGCTCTGtaatattagataaaaataaGCATATATTTCAGAATGTCTTTGAAAGTTCTAAGATGAGCTTGTAAAAGATTTTGTAgcattgagagagaaaaaaaattcatgcaGTTCACTTAAAGGTTCAACAAAGCACACTAGCTtgacatcatttttaaaatgtgatttttaattctGTACATGTAATAAATGCGATGACAAGGTATTCAGTGTTGATTGCTTTTAAGGTCACAATTCCGCATGTGCTTGACGTCACTCGCTTAGAAAACCGGTTAGAAATGGTCAGTTTCTAAATGAGTCCCGCACTCCACTCTCAGCACAGGCTTCCATTGCACAATGATTAATACCCTAGAGCAGAGACGCCACTTGCTCCTTTAAACAGATTTAGAACATAATATTAAATCATAACTGATAAATGAACAAGCACATGTAGTATACACGTTACAACAGACcatacagtaaagaaaaaaaaagaaaataatttaatagggAACTGAATGAATGCCAGAATGCTTCTGTAATGTATGCCTGATTACTGAACCATCTTTAGGGTTTTGACAACTCCCATCCTCCTGAGAGGCTCATCTGAATTTCAACTGTCTGTCCAGGCATCCTTCAGGATCCATATTCATCATCAGGAAGCAGAAACGTCACTAACGCATCAGTTTTAGGCATATCTGCTTCTTATAAAGAATCAGGGTAATGGCAAGGAGAAAAGCAGCACAATATTCAGCTGGGGCTCTTAAACAGCTTTCCCGCTTTCTTTTAAAGATAAGTTGATGcatagacttttattttgaatgttttttcagAGTTTTTGAACGATTAACAGCACACTTCAAACTCCCTTAGAGTCTATTAGGTTTTCCACACACATTAAAAaggtgaaaatgacaaaaattagaCAAGCTAAACagtgaaaaaggaaaaatagCATCAGTAAGGCCAAGGTTGAGAGAGATAATCAAAGGGAAACTGaatttatgcagaaaaaaaaaaaatacaaataattggaTAGACATGAATCTAACTTGTTCTAAAACATCTTATTCCAATATGAATCAAAAGATGAGGGATTTCATTTCACTGTATTCCGAGTAGGTCTAGATTCATTTCTAATGTGgttatttttctgtcatttgatACCTAGAGACCATTAATCAGTGCTAGTGTTTCTCACAGAACACCCAGTACAATCAACATCAACGTTCACAGTCAAACACACTCTAAAACCCGGTAGCTGTTCTGAAGATCTTCGTTTCACAAAGCAGTTTATGCTCTAATTGAGGCTTCACAACCTGATCCCAGATCAGCTGTAGAGCAGTAACAACAGCATATCTCCTCCTCTATCACACATACAGTCTCACAAGCCTATCATCGAAAGTGAGGAGAAGGTTGGGTCAAAACTCCCACCACTAAAACCAAAAGAACACCGTAATCTGACAGAGCAACATTTCCTTTACAAGGTGGCTTCTTCCTCAAGAGTCACATGGATGAGATTATACTTGAGGGACAGAAGATGATGGGCAAAGGgattttgtgtattattatgttaaataaaaagttaaagggCTTCTGAATACAGAGCCTAGGGAAGAGAAGGGGGACCTGATGCTCCTAGCTCAGGAGCTGACGAATCTCCTTGTGCATGTGGCACAGGAAGTCCACATAAGAGGCCCCTCCATTGTTGCTCTTATCTTCCACCAGGAAGTGCTTGAAGATCAGCTCCAGCTTGTCTTCCTGTTTCACCACCATGAGCTGAAAGACAACGATTATTTACAATCATATTAATATAGTCTTGGACAGGTTTTGAAAATAGGGGAAAATGAGTAAACTACTGGAGGGAAAAACAGGTTTCATAGAAATATTTCGTAGAAATCAAATGCTATAATGGTTGTGGACGAAATAGCTCAACACAAGAGCTAATGCAAACATAGTGAcgtgaaataaaacataatattagaaaagtggcttgattaagtggtgGAAATAGTGGATGATGAGCACAGAACGGAAACAAAACTTGAAGACATTTAGAGTGTAGTGTGCAAACTCTTACTACAAGGGTCTGTTTTAGATAACGTTCacgttttttgaaaaatatatattttttacattatattataagcctaataaataattgacctcaaAAAGGGAATTCATGAGCAATAACTGCTTCATTTTTTCATAttagctatattatattataataaaaaatgttttttcagggtacctaaaatgtgcatcatttagttacatcaaggatcaaatcaaatataaaaagcatattaaagttaaaagttgtacacttttttttctgtgcgcgctgtacaggtctggtataaagaataTTTTGCACAGGTGGTCGAAATGTGTACCCAGTGGGGGAAAGAAATCCATAAATGTCTAGCAacaactacataaataaataaataaaaactaaaagtttaaactaaaactaaaaggtGTTATCCTATAATCACGAGTGACCATTGCCCCCACGTAGTGAAGAATAATCATAGACGAACACACTGATATTAATCTGGAAAGAAAACTACTCTTTCTCCTCTTAGTCAAGGTCACGCATAATTCCTGGATTATCTTGACTTCctgatgtttgtttcatttgctaataattttattgtactgagatgataataataaaaaaagcacaagTTCAACAcaagtgacaaaattttcataaaaGTAAACAATCTTTTCAGCTGCTTGAATCACAAATATCTGCAAAAGCATCATATCAAGCCCTGTGATGTATTTACCTTCATGTATCGTGAGCGCTGTGCCCTGACGGACTCAATAATCTCCCTCAGTCTCTTTGAAAAAGGATTATCCAAAGCCGGCAGAGAGGTCTAAATCagcaaaacacacaataaaaatcaacaatgttcacatcatatttttaaaaacaaaatgcaacatgcaaaaacATGTCAGGCCTCCTTGGTAAAGGATTGGTAAAGTTTCATGTGCTCATAAGTAATACCAGAGCTACATAACTGTTTCagtatgagataaaaaaaacaaatcttttatttacattatgtatgtatattattttctcagtatttataaGGGGTCGTACCATGTTGGGGTCTATCTGGCCGAAGGCCGGCGTGCCAAAGATGTTCTGAAGCAGCTCCTGTTGGGCATTGACCCCCACCCAAAGGAAAATGTTCAGTCCGTTCTCTAACAGATACACTCCTCCCCTAGACAGTCTCTCCTCCGAGTCCCTCACTGCCACAGGCAGAGATATGCTCTCAACATCCAACTTTTGCTGTAGAGAAATCGAGAACGTACCATAATCATCACAGCTCAATTACAATATCAAATGGGCCGATATTATTGCGTTTGTCTCTCACCAGCGGAAGCAGACGAGGATAGAAGAACACATGGCTCTCGGACACATCCATAGTGCTGACCAGCTGTCTCAGGTAGGCACGGTCATCCAGGGAGATGTCCGCCCCGGGCTGCAGAACGTCACTCTTCAACACGCAGTTCAGGTACACGGGCAGTAGCTTCATACATTCTGGTAAAATCAACTGTACGCAGACGAAGAGACAAGAAAATAgaagtaaaaataagaaaatatacacAATGCAGGACATGACAGAAACAATGAAgatatttaatcattaataaatagCATTTGTATGAAAGAACAGTacactgtgtttttgtgtgttggttAAGGCACTAGTTACCTGCCCTGCTGAAGATGGACTGGCACAATTCTTGCGGTAACAGGCTAAGATCTGTGCACACTGATTCACCAGACTATCACGTACATTCTTGATAGGACTGCTGAGTACACTCCGATATGCTGTAAACACATACAGCCACATAATCTTTCAACTCAAATCAAGtcccaaaacacataaaaaaaaaaaaaaataataaaatatatcttcaAAGCTTTTACATGAAAATGGCCTACATTATGATTGATTAACATTTCAGCCTCCATTAAGATGCTAAATAGGTAGGAGTTGATCGTCATGTCAATCATAATTTATTACTGACTTGCCTTTGCAAGCTGGTTTTATGAAATTATGTAGatcttttgaaaacaaaacaaaaaacaaaaaacaaaacatcaaaacaatgaTGCATTATTATTGATGTGGAGAGACTGGGAAGGGAGCTCTAGCTTTttagaaaacaaaccaaaagaaacaaaaactaaaaacaagacaaaacaccaaaacaaaagcttttgaaaataaatgatttattaataataattaataaaaaaataaataaagaaaaacaccaaaccaattgtgtattaaatgctgtATGTACACTTGAAGGGAGCTCTagcttttgaaaacaaaacaaacaaaaacacacacaaaaaaacataagtaaataacaaaataaaaataaataaaatgaaaaaataaaataaaactgaatacaaTTTTACATAGTTGTAACAGAGGTGGCCCTAAGAATGCTAGCGCAGGAAGCAGTGGGGTGGTGTTTATCCGACCATAAGAGGATGTGTGTGGTTTTACTCACCATATTTGGCGAAAAAGTTTATGACGGTGTCAGTCTCACAGTTCCTGTACAAATCTGCCAGCTGAGAGCAGCAGTTCACTGCCATGTTATGGATCCTAAGCCGTCGCTGACCACTGCAGCTGGTGTACAGAACTGCACACTGAAagaagagcgagagaaagagagtacAGACAAAAAGGCCGGCACAGCTGAAGTCATTAAATGTTGAGACGGCTGAATTCAGTGTAGCTGACACTTCACATATGAGTGCAATActagacacatacacacacacacacacacacacacacacacacacacctgcattagAGCTCCAGTCTCTTCGCTGAGCTTGTCATCATGTCTGAACTCCACGGTAACGGTCTTGTCACAGTCTAGTCCTGCCAGCTCTACATCTGTGGTGTTGCTCATGTAGAAGGAACCAAAGAAGTCGGTCGCCCGGATACCTGTCACAGCACCACACACAAGTTCAACTCCTGTACATATATGCATTAAAAACTGATgataaaaatgcaagaaaaaaacaaaacaagaagtgGATGAAGGCCTGGCTGCTATGTCTTGGAGAGCTGTAGAATAAAGTCATAACATAACGCATTTATAAATTTGTGCTGATCTGTTGTGGTTTGAACATGGCCCCTAACTGGCTTTTGAAGTTGAACACCTCTGTTAAAATGAGTGGTGattaacactactgttcaaatgtttgaaatgCAAGTACGAAATACAAAGATACTGCAGACTTGAGTAACAGCTGTGAcaattcagctttcccatcaccGGAATAAAGTATGAATAGGTAATAGTAAATGAATAAAACCAGAAAACAATTTTTCAGTTGTAATACtacttcacaatattgctgtttactgtatttgtgataaaataaacacagccttcACATTCACAACAACGGTTGTGTATAAACATattgtgaagaaaagaaaagaaaaacaaaaaacaagcaataaTCCAAAATCTGGTGTATAGAGCTGTGTATTTACCTGTGCTAGTGCGGACCCTCATCACTGCATCAAAGCCCATCGGCTTCTGCACATCTCTCCTCAGGTCATTGAGAAAACGCTCCTGGTCAGATGAAGCCTGAAACAAACCATAGTGTATATAATTGCAGTGCATGTTGTTTTTGATTAAGAAGATTTCTTTGATCTGGTCACGTATGGTATTAATGGCTAGGTGGTATAGTTCTCTCTTACCTGGAAGTAGGTGTATTTGTAGATGGAGCCACCCGTTGAAGTTGGGACCACCCCTAACGTTGCTACATCAACATACTGGTTGGGAAAGAGGAAGAGGTCCACACAGCAACCCTGTACAACACACTCCTTGGCAAGGGTGTTGTAAAAACTAACTTGTGGCTGGAATAATGACTGCAAAAGAAATGGAGATGGGAACTTCACAATGTGCTGGAGAGGGTCCTTTAAAACCACCCAATAAACACCACATTAAAATGCCTTCTGTAACAATGTTCCCATAGTTCTCAAAATCTCaatgatgacaaaacattttCAGAGACAGACACAATGAAATGAGCAGAACAGATTTGAGAGGAACCTTTTCTTTATCCGTGCCCACTAGTTTCTTATCCTCCCTGTTCTTCAGTTTGCCTGGAGCCTCAGCAATGGGAAGAGATGAGTGAAAAACAAAGAGCTTTCCGGCGCAGTCTGCAGCCTAGAtgacaaataagaaatgttactgttACTTAATGATTCCACTCGGAGTAGACACGAAACactcaaaccaaaataaaatgttatactaAAAGTTTCTTCCATTAGCACTGTATACAGAAATGCTCCATTTAATTACAAGGCTGACATCATTTTGAATCACAATGCATTCATATGATGTCCACTCACTCAATAAGATCAAATACCTTGAGTGCTTCCAGCCCGGCCTGAATGACAGGCCCAAACACAGTCTCGGTTTCCCGCGTGTCTGCAAACATCTCAGGGATCTGATCCAACAAACTGTGGGCAACGTACATTTTCATAATCAATACTTTGATGGTCAAAAATTCAGGTATCCTAGCTTTTATACTAGCTAAAACGGGAAAATTCTACTAAAATATGGGTGTTACAGTGTACTTACTACATATACAATACAattcaaaaggatttttttttaagaaactgataTGAGGATgcattttattgacaaaaaaaattacattattcaatttttatttttaaactgaaatattatttcactacattactgtttttactaaaaacaaaaactgaagcCTACCTCTCAATAACCACCCTGGACTCTGAGACATTGACCAGAAATCCATCCAGTAGGGGCACAAACATGTCAGCCACATCTGACACTACCATCATCTGTGGCTGGGCGAGGGAGGCCTTCACATTATagaaatgaagcactttattgtAAGTGACGAAGCCAACTCTAATGTTTGATTCCACATCAGGGTTCTCTCTGTAGGAATAATAAATAGGCAATGTCACAATTacatgtaatgttttgttttacatgcaaaaacaatCTCTCAACAGATATGAATTAATTTTCTGCGTTCTTCTGATGGATCAAACTGCTTCCTGTTTTCAACTCACCTGGGCAAGTAGTCCAACAGCGTCTTCAGCTCCTGACATACGATTCCAACCATGCCATTCTTTACAGCATTGTATGACACATCAATCAGGAAGATGAAGGCTGGCGGCTGAGGAATCTTGTTGTTCTGTCAATAAATAGTATTCAGAATTAACAATCCCATACATATCAGCACAGAATTTCCTTAAGATTGTAGTGGCATGATGGGAACATATACTGTACCTTACAGTAGTCCACAGTAGCCATAAACTCATAACTGCCCATGGAGAGCTCTGGTCGGTCATAGCAGTCCACCCTCTTCCCTGTGTGATCCAGATGCTGGAAGTAATGGGGAGGCACTAGGAGTGTGAAAGGAGAACAGAAACCAAAACATTAAATGTCAATTAGGATGAATTCAACAGAAGCGTGTTATGGGAGCATTACTAACCCTCGGTGACACAGCTGCAGAAGCCACACTGGAAACGACGGCCACCTTCGATAAACTGCATATACGGGCACATATAGGCCTTACAGCGATTACAGCGGATGGGACCACTTTCTCCATGATCCACAAGATATGGCGGTGTCTGCCAATAAAAAGGAATGATATGCCATTACCTACAAACCCTCCTGCAATCATTTCAAATGGAATCGACAAAATGCAGGAGTACACACTCATAGAAGTGGCATTTTACCTCATCTGGAGGCAGAGGGGCCAGGGGTTTAATGACAGCAGCCAGGGGCACCTGGGACTGTTTGGCCATGTCAGAATTGCAGGGCATGTTATAGGCTGTACAACGGATATAGCGTGGACTCGCATTCCCTTTGGAGAGATgattaatataatgcatattttatcaaGACCCGTAACATCATGGAATAAAGCCTACTGTTTtacaatagataaaaaaaaaaaaaaaaatagcatgcacTATACAGTATTCAATAAGTAGCAATTCAAAGTTGTTTGATTCCAAACAATGTCTAAAAGTATCTAATATCTATTCTTACCTTGATCTTTAACTTGGAATTTGGTGGTGACAAGAGGTGGggcttgacctctgacccctgtaGTAAAAGGTTCACTTCCTTTGTTTGCTTTGTCATCCTCGATAACCTGAATctgagtggaaaaaaaatacCAGCCTATGAAAGACTGACACGCCTTTAtccatgaacaaaaaaaaaaac contains:
- the sec24c gene encoding protein transport protein Sec24C isoform X3 → MNVNQQPHMASPYGQPQPGYQGYPQPGYGGGHVPSGYPAQYAPYNGPGSAYQQGPPQGMRGPPTSGAPPVSGAQSYSQFGQGETQNGPPPMGAPPQRPPVSQTYTPGAVNLSGPQPPFSQQFGAPPVSMQQMTNQMASMQVGSTAPSPAGPGYAPPSVSQAAMSAPYTPAAPPSFPPTSAAPSQPPPTEAVARPPPQSYYGAPPPAQQPFPNAVPPFSSTGPTQPQAPPPVSPQSFPQAPPVSQPPFSTAQVPPGPTQSYGGPLPPTQPSFSRPLLPTSQPSTFPAGPPPTSTPSQLPGVMQPQPPVSQPSPYHSGPHPTSTGFPPQVGAPPRPPFAGMQGPPMAPQGPPLASQGPPMVQANHVPPTQPGMPPGPISASMSGPPPQPGMQGYPPQQNGAFGQVRGPQPGYTGPYPGQPNYGAPPAAPAPAPPATKRLDPDSVPSPQASDMPPVQKTRHRIDPDAIPSPIQVIEDDKANKGSEPFTTGVRGQAPPLVTTKFQVKDQGNASPRYIRCTAYNMPCNSDMAKQSQVPLAAVIKPLAPLPPDETPPYLVDHGESGPIRCNRCKAYMCPYMQFIEGGRRFQCGFCSCVTEVPPHYFQHLDHTGKRVDCYDRPELSMGSYEFMATVDYCKNNKIPQPPAFIFLIDVSYNAVKNGMVGIVCQELKTLLDYLPRENPDVESNIRVGFVTYNKVLHFYNVKASLAQPQMMVVSDVADMFVPLLDGFLVNVSESRVVIESLLDQIPEMFADTRETETVFGPVIQAGLEALKAADCAGKLFVFHSSLPIAEAPGKLKNREDKKLVGTDKEKSLFQPQVSFYNTLAKECVVQGCCVDLFLFPNQYVDVATLGVVPTSTGGSIYKYTYFQASSDQERFLNDLRRDVQKPMGFDAVMRVRTSTGIRATDFFGSFYMSNTTDVELAGLDCDKTVTVEFRHDDKLSEETGALMQCAVLYTSCSGQRRLRIHNMAVNCCSQLADLYRNCETDTVINFFAKYAYRSVLSSPIKNVRDSLVNQCAQILACYRKNCASPSSAGQLILPECMKLLPVYLNCVLKSDVLQPGADISLDDRAYLRQLVSTMDVSESHVFFYPRLLPLQKLDVESISLPVAVRDSEERLSRGGVYLLENGLNIFLWVGVNAQQELLQNIFGTPAFGQIDPNMTSLPALDNPFSKRLREIIESVRAQRSRYMKLMVVKQEDKLELIFKHFLVEDKSNNGGASYVDFLCHMHKEIRQLLS